From a region of the Besnoitia besnoiti strain Bb-Ger1 chromosome I, whole genome shotgun sequence genome:
- a CDS encoding DnaJ domain-containing protein (encoded by transcript BESB_003390) codes for MYTGTRHQEVGAAGEASLAENGAEADRGTGPRAFGIRQEGSNRAGVQIPGEMEAEEDIIPWRNADAELPPGIVADAFEVINHAPRRCMGCGAELQSEDPSRQGFVAAEKKEEWYSGRWKELPKAKGVEVDSVPDGVEIVTVKSPRFRKRTRLLLCRRCYRIQMYKQLDGEWEALANARDQLLPALAPETVINSVVKKMKRDSVVLKVVDVCDLESSVVPELFQACRAKRLHVIWLINRIDCLPRTANKREIKEWVRRMVRQIQNVHIDDCLLISSATGEGFEDLERRLETLLLPSPGGASAIEGRQIYVVGRVNAGKSTFVTRFLKFINYKHAGTIFMKRASGGVTRSALPGTTLSFLPFGLPRGYKLVDTPGIPCSHQVTSLLPFAADLYSIVPSKRLQPITYPLTEGKSLLIGAMARIDLSQGSTALVTCYFSHKITLHICKTVKAADLLSRKACTFLYPPHLPAGFDKLQPLVRHSVKVYAGNSMAYDDISIAGLGWISIAGAPGPKELHVWVPKGVKVFRRPAMLPLQLRVTGVEEFHGKSPRARGPRINAKKKKMVEALRDQEKREKLHAELEAREREAAEARVRLVSPSALSGGQDDEDALLSTRGAPAPAETLKDEAQRTREGEAESVEENLNGSLRRSFLVAEGQKEEVERLLAEGTAGFDFSASFWRRQREEAAADSDDGLATPSEEVFSRAESGALRQRSPFALAQSVSQADGRAREGGKAENDAPLSRGDGGDALAEVFYADSCCDADDEEAGGELRVRNFREEIAGSVVDLRPPEESAKRFTGGLR; via the exons atgtacaccggcACCCGTCACCAGGaagtcggcgccgcaggcgaggcgagcctcgcggagaacggcgcggaggcagacagaggcaCCGGACCAAGAGCGTTTGGAATTCGGCAGGAGGGCAGCAACCGAGCGGGTGTGCAAATCCCGGGAGAGatggaggcagaggaagacaTCATTCCGTGGCGGAATGCAGACGCGGAGCTTCCTCCAGGCATTGTAGCGGACGCCTTCGAA GTGATCAAccacgcgcctcggcgctgtatgggctgcggcgcggagcttCAGAGCGAAGACCCGAGTCGACAGGgtttcgtcgccgcggagaaaaaagaagagtgGTACAGCGGCCGGTGGAAGGAGCTTCCCAAGGCGAAGGGAGTCGAAGTGGACTCCGTCCCAGACGGCGTTGAAATCGTCACG GTGAAAAGCCCCAGGTTTCGGAAACGGACGCGGCTGCTCTTGTGCCGAAGATGTTACCGAATTCAG ATGTACAAGCAACTGGATGGCGAGTGGGAGGCCTTGGCTAACGCGCGCGAccagctgctgcctgcgctggcgccggAGACCGTGATCAACTCGGTCGTTAAAAAAATGAAGCGAGACTCAGTAGTTCTCAAGGTCGTAGACGTCTGCGACCTCGAGAGCTCCGTCGTCCCCGAGCTGTTCCAAGCTTGCAGAGCCAAACGCCTGCAT GTCATATGGCTCATCAATCGCATCGACTGCTTGCCTCGGACAGCGAACAAGCGCGA AATCAAGGAGTGGGTGCGGCGCATGGTTCGCCAGATTCAAAACGTCCATATCGACGACTGCCTGTTGATCTCTTCAGCAACTG gcgaaggcTTCGAAGACCTCGAGCGCCGGTTGgagacgctgctgctgccttcgccgggcggcgcctccgctaTCGAGGGCCGGCAGATTTATGTCGTGGGGCGCGTGAACGCTGGAAAGTCCACTTTTGTCACGAGGTTCCTCAAGTTCATCAATTACAA ACACGCCGGCACAATCTTCATGAAGCGCGCGTCGGGAGGCGTGACACGGTCGGCATTGCCAGGCACGACGCTCTCCTTCTTGCCCTTcggcctgccgcgcggctACAAACTCGTCGACACTCCGGGGATTCCTTGTTCGCATCAG GTTACGTCTTTGCTCCCGTTCGCAGCGGATCTCTACTCCATCGTGCCCTCCAAGCGTCTGCAGCCGATTACGTATCCACTCACCGAGGGCAAGAGTCTGCTCATTGGCGCCATGGCACGCATCGACCTCTCGCAGGGATCGACGGCCCTCGTCACATGCTACTTCTCCCACAAAATCACTCTGCACATCTGCAA AACGGTGAAAGCAGCGGATCTCTTGTCGCGGAAAGCCTGCACGTTCCTCTACCCTCCACACCTTCCCGCGGGATTCGAcaagctgcagccgctggtTAGACACAG CGTGAAGGTCTACGCAGGGAACTCGATGGCGTATGACGACATTTCCATCGCTGGGCTCGGCTGGATCTCcatcgcaggcgcgccggggCCGAAGGAGCTCCACGTCTGGGTGCCGAAGGGCGTGAAGGTCTTCAGGCGGCCGGCGATGCTGCCGCTGCAACTGCGCGTCACTGGCGTCGAGGAATTCCATGGGAAATCGCCCAG ggcgcgcgggccCCGAATcaacgcgaagaagaaaaagatgGTTGAGGCTCTGCGCGAccaggagaagcgcgagaagctgcatgcggaactcgaggcccgcgagcgcgaggccgcagaggcgcgagttcggctcgtctcgccttctgcgcttTCAGGCGGTCAGGATGATGAAGACGCTCTTCTCTCGACTCGgggagcgcctgcgccggcggagactctAAAGgacgaagcgcagagaacacgcgaaggcgaagcagagtcTGTAGAGGAAAACCTCAACGGCAGCTTGAGGCGGTCATTTCTTGTCGCCGAAGGCCAGAAAGAAGAAGTTGAGCGTCTGCTCGCGGAGGGAACGGCGGGCTTCGAtttctccgcgtccttctggaggcgccagcgggaagaagcggcagcagacagcgacgacggcctggcgacgccgagTGAAGAGGTTTTCTCgcgagcagagagcggcgccttGCGACAGCGATCGCCCTTCGCGCTTGCGCAGAGCGTCAGCCAGGCAGATGGGCGTgcccgcgaaggaggcaaaGCTGAGAACGACGCGCCACTCTCCcggggcgacggaggagacgcgctggCAGAAGTTTTTTACGCAGACAGCTgctgcgacgcagacgacgaggaggctggCGGGGAACTTCGGGTCAGGAATTTCAGAGAAGAAATCGCAGGCTCCGTAGTAGACCTACGGCCCCCAGAGGAAAGTGCGAAGCGCTTCACGGGGGGCCTCCGTTGA